Part of the Anopheles coluzzii chromosome 3, AcolN3, whole genome shotgun sequence genome is shown below.
ttttggggggggggggggggaggggtgttTTTAGGAGTGGAGTAGGAAGAGGAACTGGGCGGCAAAAGGAAATGGGTGGACACTACTAGGACACTACGTAGAAACGGGGAGAGGAAGTGTGTAAGACGAGTGAACGAGCGAAGACGAAAAGATCGGTCGAAAAGATTcaaaatttagtttttttattgcgATGCAGCGATAGATAATATCGGCAGcaggttggctggctggcaggcATGGCAGGCAtggcaagaagaagaaggggtGACAGGCGTGTATGAAGAAAGGTTAACGCAAAAGGAGGAGCGCGTGGAGATGGAACGGAGGCAGGAGGAGCTTGGGCTGAGGGTGCTTATGCGGTACTTACCGAACAGCCCGAACGGTGGCATGCTGGACCCGGGCGGCACGATCGGCACATTCCCCAGGAATGGGGGCCGATTGATGAAGGGCGGGAACTGGGGCATACCGAGGAACGGTGGCCCGTACGGGAAGGCAACGGCGGCGGCCGCGGCAGCCGCGGCCCGCCCGGCAGCACTCGCCTGTTCCGCCCCACCAACCGTCGGTGGGGTTGAAATGGGCGAACGGCGCGATCCGTGCATGGATGGGGAGGAGTTGCTGGGCGGGCTGGAAGAGCGTAACCGTTTTGCGTCCGAGCCGGTGGACATGTTGGCGCTGGCGATGGTTGGGCTGGCCGAGGAGGAATCGCGCGAGAACGAATCATCGGCGGGTGGCAGCGATCGCATCGAGAGCCGCTGCAGGTTCATCGTGCGCAGATCCTCCACCTGGCTTTCGAGTGCCGGCGAGGTGAGTCCCGTTTTCACTTTGAGCTTCTCGTGGATGGGAACCTTCGGCAGCTTGCCGATCGGGGTGACGCCCCGATCGACGGATGAGGGTCGTGCTCCGTTCTCGCTGTCATTCTCCTCGTCCGAGTGCTCGAGCGATCGTTtgttctgttgctgctggtggtgatgctgttgctgttgctgctgtagctgttgctgctgctgctgctgctgttgctgagcAAGATgtgcctgctgctgatggaaCTCACTAGCCAGCCGCATCCCGAACGGGTTCAACCGTAACGCATCCGGATGGGGCGGTGGTGGATGCACTCCACCCTCGTAGTCCTTAATCTCAGCCGCTTTAATCTGATCCGGCGTCAGATCCGTCATCTCCCCCGTGTGCAACCGTATGTGTTGCTGCAGCACGAAGATGTTGGAGAACTTCTGATGACACACGGGACACTGGTGGAGCGTGCGCATCGGTGGCTTTATCCGGTGCACGCTCATGTGCGTCTTCAGATTGCCCTTCGTCGTGAACGATCGGCCACAGATCTTGCAGCGGAAGGGTCGCTCGCCCGTATGCACCCGGTAGTGCATCTGGAGGGCACTGCGACAAGACAACACCTTCTTGCACACGAGACACTGGTTCGGTTCGGACGTTTTATTCTCGATGTTGTCCACCAGCTCCTGCAGCTTGGACGTTTCCGAGGAGATCTCGATAAAGTTCTCCCACGAGCTGTCGTTGCTGTCCGGACGAGGGAGATGAGCAGCGTAGAACGAAGGGTCCAGTACGGTGTCCTGATAGAGCGAGCCGGATGAGGAGCTAGAAGGGGGAGATACTGACGGCACAGTTGCCAAGTTCTCGATCGAGTTGTTCTTCAGCTTCAGTGGGAACTCTTTCTCGCTTGTGGAGCTATTGAGGGCACTCAGAGCGCCGGCTCCTAGTGCTCCTCCATTATCGTGCTCCTTCAGATGATCCGAATGATCCAACATTGGATGATCTTCCTTCGAACCATCCTTCGACTCGTCCATAtcccgatgatgatgatgctggatCGGTGTGCTAGTAGATCGTCCCGATCCTCCCGTCACCTTCGTGGACTTGTCGGAAAGATCCAACGACTCCTCCATCGGTTCCTGCTTGATCTTTGTCCCTTGGGCCGGTCCATCGTTCGAGAGGTCGGGTGAGTGCATGCTCCGGAGTTCGGGCGTTTGCTCCCGTGgtggcgctggtggtggttcgaCTGGTTTCTTCATCTGCGACAGATCCACAGGATTGCGGGCGCTAGCATCATTCGCGGCTGCTGCGGCCGCCGCAGCCGCTCCAAACAGTTCCTGCAGCTGCGGTGGCCGAGGGATGTAAAAGTCGGGGAAGAAGCTACGCGGTGGAAAGCCTGGTGGTGCACCACGACCGTCTACCACGCCCGGGAACCCGGCAGGCCCAGCAGGACCGGCGGGCCCGGCTCCACCAGGCATGGCTGGAGGTGGCGCTGGAGACTGGCCCGgaggttgctgttgttgctgctgctgttgctgctgctgctgctgctccttgaGCGCTTCCTGCGGGATGAGCGGTGGGAAGTACTTGTCCAGATGCTCCGGTACCGGGTTCGGGTTCATCGGGATGTGCGGGTACTTGTCCGAGTGGCGCTGGAAGTGTACCTTCAGGTTGCCCTTGGTCGTGAACCGGCTGCCACACACGTTACACTTGTAGGGCCGTTCGCCCGTGTGCGATCGGATGTGGATCTGGAGGGACGAGTCGGAGCCAAAGATTTTGCCACAGTACCGGCAGCGGTGCTTGAACAGAGCGGCATCGTTGCGCCCATTTGGGGAGGATTTGTCGTTCGCGAATGCCAGCTCGTCGAGCAGGTTGTTCGAGAGGATGCCCTGGGAGGCGGAGTTTAGCACTTCCTGGGCTTTCTTTTCGAGCATCGCGAGCGAGTTCGGTTCACCGAGCATGGAGGGTGCATGGTCGGTGATGATGTTGGCGGCGAGCGATGAAAAGCTCCCGGTCGAGCCGGGGTGCTCTTGGTGGTAGGGGAGTATTTCATCTTTCTCCGAGCGGCCGCCGGAGGCTGCGCTGGTCGATGCGAGCGATTGAGTGGTGGAGGCAGATGAGCTGGAGGTTCCGAGGGAGCTCGGGACGGTACTCGATTGTCCGTGGGTGGGCTGTTCGCTGGAGGAGTGCCGCTTGTCGGACGCACCGAGCCCGAACATACTGCCGGCGGAGTCTGATGGTTTCGGTTTTCTGAGTGAGAGGAAGAGGGAGAAATAACACTAAATGCAATCGACTGTTGGGAATAGAAATTAGTAGCTCTTTGAGTAAGAGCGATCGAGTGAGTTGAAGTTTGTAAGTGAATTTAGGGACTCAATTCTTCACGAAGAGTTTTTATCAGTCTTTGAACTCATTCACTCTTTCTGCTCTATTATGATTCACAATGCACTCACTCCTAGTGCTTCTATGATTCAGTTACATTGATTTGAATCTCAAATGCGCTACATTAAACGATTCGATAGCCAAAACATAGAACTCTAAACATAGATCACTCTAAGAATCTTTTGTCACAACTTTAAACATTGAGTCACAGCTAAGTCCGAAGAATGAGTCTTTTAAATCACTACGCAGTGAGTCACTTAAAATGAATTATATAAAACTGAGTCACTCAAAGTGAATTGAATCACAAAAACTAATGCATCTACTCAGCTTATGAATTTCACAAAGGAGAGACAAAGAGATAGCAATTTCGATCAACTTTAAACTCTACTACTCAGATTCATTTCGCTAAAAATAACGCGATGATTCAATGAAGAGCCACTTACCTTAGTTCCTCTTCCGGTACGGGATGGATCGAAGGCCGCAGAAGCTCGCTGACGTGCGGTGGGACGTGCGATTTGTTCGCCGcggccgcagccgccgccaTCATGTTCGCCATCTGGTAGCTCTTGCTGAACGCATCCTCAATGCcttcctcctccacctcctcctcctcgtccccATCCCCAGCCACCGAGCTGTGGGACGATTTCCGCAGATCCTGCGGCTCATTCTTAACACCCTGGgactgctgatgatggtgctggtggtgtcgACTGCTACCGTTACTGTTGCCACTACCACCACTGTTGCCcgtgtgatgctgctgcttgttgtgATTGTGCTGGctgtgattgttgttgttgttgttgaggaaACCGATCGTTGCACTGTCCACCCCGGCCACCGACCCGGCCAGCCCCGCACCGAGCCCGGCCAACCCGGCGAGCGGACCACCGCTCGCCCCGAGCTCATCCTTCTCCGCCTGCTTCTTCACCAGCTGCGACTGCAGATGCTGGATGAGCTGAAACTGCagaaactgctgctgctgcagcgtaaACAGCGCCGACTGCAGGATGGCCAGATTCTTCACCACCGTATCGTTGTCCATGTTGTTCGCCAGCGCGTTCGCCGTGAACTGGGCGATCGCGTTCTGGAACGCCTGTATCGACATGCCCGGCGTCGGCCCGTGCGGCGGTGCCGGTGGGAAGCCGAACGCGGCGGCCGGATTAAAGTCACCCGCCGACAGGGCACCACCGAGGGCGGCAGGGTTGGCGGAGTTTTTGGCGGCtgctgcggcggctgctgctgccgctgccagggcggccgctgccgccggTCCACCGAGGGCGGCTGCTGCGGCGGCCGCTGCAATGCTCGCCGGCTCGTCGCGATGATGATCGCCGCCGGCCAGCATCGAACCGAGCCCCTCGTTCACGCTCACGCGCCCCACCAGCGAGATGGGCGAGCGGGGGCTGCTTCGACCGGTGGCACAATCACCGGCCGGCTGCTTCTCCTCCCCTCCAGCCGACTCCTCCCGATCGCTGCTGGCACGATCGTTCACAGGCGCGGTTGCACTGGCCGAGGGCGTCGCATTGGAGCCGCGCCGCCCGTCAGCCatctcgtcgtcgtcctcatTGTGTTCGTCCTCGCTTAAATTGTCCGCCTCGTTGAGGGCATCGGATCGATCCTGCGGCTGATGGCGTCCGGTCGCCGTCGTCGCCGCCGATTGATAGTGCGGATGATGCAGATGATGGTCGCCGAGCCGAGCCGCCGCGGCCGCCTTTTCGGCAAATTCCTCCGACATCTTCGCTAACAATTGCACCGACGGTTTCGCGATTGTGTGCTCGTTATCTGTACAACCATTCTCCTTCATATCTGTGcaggggaaagagagagagagagagagaaagagagttcCGAGATGAGAAAATCActgcataaagcaaaaaccaGAGTTAATATCAAAAGGGAAGGTGCAGGTGAGGTAAAATTATGGCAACACGTTTTCGCTCCGTTGGCCGTTGCTGGGccgaaatcaaaatttaaataaagccCTTTTCCGGACGTGCCGCAGCAAGTGGGGAAGGGAAgtccccctttttttcttcgacATCTCACATGCCGACGTACGTTCGCTTCGCTTTCAATAATCTGTCCTGTTCGTTTGCAAATTATGCTCTGCGCACCCCGATCGGTACCGCGATCACATCTTCGCCCTCCTCCAgaggaaaaggggaaaaactTGTTTTATCCCTCACTCGCTCGTATTTTGCATTCCACCAGTCTTTGCGTTCATGTTGCAAGGCTGGAGGAAGGCTTGAGTGGTGTTGGtaggttggtgtgtgtgtgtgtgagtatgtgtgtgataAAAATTGCCCCTTTTTGCACATTACACCTTTGGCATGTTTATGCGCCCGATATGGATGATCAGCAGAAGATGGGGGCACCACAGCACACTGCAAAAATGGGGATGCATCCCGCACCGATGGCCGGTGGGCCATCATGTTTGATAAGAAAGGCGAATTAataaaggagaaaaaacacagGCAACCAACACAGAACGATCGAAGGCGCAAACGTTACAGCGCAAGTACATTGATCGATGGACCGCGGGTAATAAACAACGATCAACGCCGCGAGCGAGCGCGAGCTGATCGCTTTAACCTCAAAAATTTAATCCATATAAAGTGCGCACCGAAGGTACATTTAAACCACCACCCCTTCCGGGGGGGGCACCCTTTCATACCAACCCCGTCCCTCCCCCAGGGCGAAATGAAAAGCGTCAATAAATTGAGTGCAGAGGGAGCGTTTTAATGAGATCGCATTCCCCTTTTTCGAatcgggcgtgtgtgtgtgtgagcaacaagacaacacacacaggcacacgcgTATCAACACGTACTACCTCTTTCCTGCCATTCTGTGCAGGACTTGGAGCCGGGTGTCGATTGAAGGATGGATGGTGATTCTGTTTTCGATGAAGGCTACCCCACCACATCATCGAGCGAGGAACTTCAAGGAACAGGCGGGAATCGAACAGGGCAGAACTCCATA
Proteins encoded:
- the LOC120957182 gene encoding homeotic protein spalt-major-like isoform X1, producing the protein MIQVDPVGYPSNVKDESSADEDMKENGCTDNEHTIAKPSVQLLAKMSEEFAEKAAAAARLGDHHLHHPHYQSAATTATGRHQPQDRSDALNEADNLSEDEHNEDDDEMADGRRGSNATPSASATAPVNDRASSDREESAGGEEKQPAGDCATGRSSPRSPISLVGRVSVNEGLGSMLAGGDHHRDEPASIAAAAAAAALGGPAAAAALAAAAAAAAAAAKNSANPAALGGALSAGDFNPAAAFGFPPAPPHGPTPGMSIQAFQNAIAQFTANALANNMDNDTVVKNLAILQSALFTLQQQQFLQFQLIQHLQSQLVKKQAEKDELGASGGPLAGLAGLGAGLAGSVAGVDSATIGFLNNNNNNHSQHNHNKQQHHTGNSGGSGNSNGSSRHHQHHHQQSQGVKNEPQDLRKSSHSSVAGDGDEEEEVEEEGIEDAFSKSYQMANMMAAAAAAANKSHVPPHVSELLRPSIHPVPEEELRKPKPSDSAGSMFGLGASDKRHSSSEQPTHGQSSTVPSSLGTSSSSASTTQSLASTSAASGGRSEKDEILPYHQEHPGSTGSFSSLAANIITDHAPSMLGEPNSLAMLEKKAQEVLNSASQGILSNNLLDELAFANDKSSPNGRNDAALFKHRCRYCGKIFGSDSSLQIHIRSHTGERPYKCNVCGSRFTTKGNLKVHFQRHSDKYPHIPMNPNPVPEHLDKYFPPLIPQEALKEQQQQQQQQQQQQQPPGQSPAPPPAMPGGAGPAGPAGPAGFPGVVDGRGAPPGFPPRSFFPDFYIPRPPQLQELFGAAAAAAAAANDASARNPVDLSQMKKPVEPPPAPPREQTPELRSMHSPDLSNDGPAQGTKIKQEPMEESLDLSDKSTKVTGGSGRSTSTPIQHHHHRDMDESKDGSKEDHPMLDHSDHLKEHDNGGALGAGALSALNSSTSEKEFPLKLKNNSIENLATVPSVSPPSSSSSGSLYQDTVLDPSFYAAHLPRPDSNDSSWENFIEISSETSKLQELVDNIENKTSEPNQCLVCKKVLSCRSALQMHYRVHTGERPFRCKICGRSFTTKGNLKTHMSVHRIKPPMRTLHQCPVCHQKFSNIFVLQQHIRLHTGEMTDLTPDQIKAAEIKDYEGGVHPPPPHPDALRLNPFGMRLASEFHQQQAHLAQQQQQQQQQQLQQQQQQHHHQQQQNKRSLEHSDEENDSENGARPSSVDRGVTPIGKLPKVPIHEKLKVKTGLTSPALESQVEDLRTMNLQRLSMRSLPPADDSFSRDSSSASPTIASANMSTGSDAKRLRSSSPPSNSSPSMHGSRRSPISTPPTVGGAEQASAAGRAAAAAAAAVAFPYGPPFLGMPQFPPFINRPPFLGNVPIVPPGSSMPPFGLFGVRGNTTTCNICFKTFACNSALEIHYRSHTKERPFKCSICDRGFSTKGNMKQHMLTHKIRDMFGSSGGNSGDESRTQTPPQDNHSQSSNGSESHHHNHHQQQDGGAQDFSSSGDGNGGGGGGSHHYGGNRERSKSAGCYDDGPSKPTMDQGEHGAQVENENGSSSRASCASDRGSSPTPLMAGSAAAVAAAAAAHAAAAAAAASNNNYSEYGMGKEVTDLKNWCQKLKEMPENIAAS
- the LOC120957182 gene encoding homeotic protein spalt-major-like isoform X2, which translates into the protein MIQVDPVGYPSNVKDESSADEDMKENGCTDNEHTIAKPSVQLLAKMSEEFAEKAAAAARLGDHHLHHPHYQSAATTATGRHQPQDRSDALNEADNLSEDEHNEDDDEMADGRRGSNATPSASATAPVNDRASSDREESAGGEEKQPAGDCATGRSSPRSPISLVGRVSVNEGLGSMLAGGDHHRDEPASIAAAAAAAALGGPAAAAALAAAAAAAAAAAKNSANPAALGGALSAGDFNPAAAFGFPPAPPHGPTPGMSIQAFQNAIAQFTANALANNMDNDTVVKNLAILQSALFTLQQQQFLQFQLIQHLQSQLVKKQAEKDELGASGGPLAGLAGLGAGLAGSVAGVDSATIGFLNNNNNNHSQHNHNKQQHHTGNSGGSGNSNGSSRHHQHHHQQSQGVKNEPQDLRKSSHSSVAGDGDEEEEVEEEGIEDAFSKSYQMANMMAAAAAAANKSHVPPHVSELLRPSIHPVPEEELRKPKPSDSAGSMFGLGASDKRHSSSEQPTHGQSSTVPSSLGTSSSSASTTQSLASTSAASGGRSEKDEILPYHQEHPGSTGSFSSLAANIITDHAPSMLGEPNSLAMLEKKAQEVLNSASQGILSNNLLDELAFANDKSSPNGRNDAALFKHRCRYCGKIFGSDSSLQIHIRSHTGERPYKCNVCGSRFTTKGNLKVHFQRHSDKYPHIPMNPNPVPEHLDKYFPPLIPQEALKEQQQQQQQQQQQQQPPGQSPAPPPAMPGGAGPAGPAGPAGFPGVVDGRGAPPGFPPRSFFPDFYIPRPPQLQELFGAAAAAAAAANDASARNPVDLSQMKKPVEPPPAPPREQTPELRSMHSPDLSNDGPAQGTKIKQEPMEESLDLSDKSTKVTGGSGRSTSTPIQHHHHRDMDESKDGSKEDHPMLDHSDHLKEHDNGGALGAGALSALNSSTSEKEFPLKLKNNSIENLATVPSVSPPSSSSSGSLYQDTVLDPSFYAAHLPRPDSNDSSWENFIEISSETSKLQELVDNIENKTSEPNQCLVCKKVLSCRSALQMHYRVHTGERPFRCKICGRSFTTKGNLKTHMSVHRIKPPMRTLHQCPVCHQKFSNIFVLQQHIRLHTGEMTDLTPDQIKAAEIKDYEGGVHPPPPHPDALRLNPFGMRLASEFHQQQAHLAQQQQQQQQQQLQQQQQQHHHQQQQNKRSLEHSDEENDSENGARPSSVDRGVTPIGKLPKVPIHEKLKVKTGLTSPALESQVEDLRTMNLQRLSMRSLPPADDSFSRDSSSASPTIASANMSTGSDAKRLRSSSPPSNSSPSMHGSRRSPISTPPTVGGAEQASAAGRAAAAAAAAVAFPYGPPFLGMPQFPPFINRPPFLGNVPIVPPGSSMPPFGLFGKYEAAHAHTQNP